From Streptomyces sp. NBC_00683, one genomic window encodes:
- a CDS encoding heparinase II/III domain-containing protein: protein MAALRRIARERGGWWHAYVCPAHGVELDHGDLLGGVFPEDGARCAHGCRVDTEAVRGAWLVLSHQAWARHLRVLAHRGERAEAVSRLVEYADVYAGLATERHGEAQTWMLRGRLFHQALTDAIWAVNIGHAVNTLAAKDTEGLAAVLPLLDDLERAALDARDVLTGQGHLASNYTAWLNAAGVATSRAAAAVRGREWDGAGQWLEGAHGLYAHLRVAVAEDGWEWEGSTYYHGFVLRAALLALRSTDPAAIPSDVVGVLAGMTDVLAAIATDGGILPALHDGPYLRPPLALEWLELAALAEQLVPSAALDAVAVRARAELGEHDDGLDRELGGWFAGPPLPRRAAPGAVTVFPSAGYGVVRAAGIHALLDFGPHGGSHGHRDKLSLYLYGDTTPWQPDPGQVPYAHAEFRDLYTSTEAHPAFRVDGAEQAECTGALLASDTSSVSAEVTTAYEGVRAVRRVAAGDCYLVDLLTVTGREAHRVTAQLRPGTALDIQLQAAGPVRTTWYGEETLHGWHTHTAGVPVRPVTRPGPGPADDPQRMRTRVDFTAEAERVTFASVYQAASAGPAVSEVRLDGEELTVELADGSTARFRTEG, encoded by the coding sequence GTGGCCGCGTTGAGGCGCATCGCCCGGGAGCGGGGCGGCTGGTGGCACGCGTACGTCTGCCCGGCGCACGGGGTGGAACTCGACCACGGTGATCTCCTCGGCGGGGTCTTCCCCGAGGACGGTGCGCGCTGCGCGCACGGCTGCCGGGTGGACACGGAGGCGGTGCGCGGTGCCTGGCTGGTGCTGTCGCACCAGGCGTGGGCGCGGCATCTGCGGGTGCTCGCCCATCGCGGCGAGCGCGCGGAGGCGGTGTCCCGGCTCGTCGAGTACGCCGACGTGTACGCCGGTCTCGCCACGGAGCGGCACGGCGAGGCGCAGACATGGATGCTGCGCGGCAGGCTCTTCCACCAGGCGCTGACGGACGCCATCTGGGCGGTGAACATCGGGCACGCGGTGAACACGCTGGCCGCCAAGGACACGGAGGGGCTGGCGGCGGTACTTCCGCTGCTCGACGACCTGGAGCGGGCGGCGCTCGACGCCCGCGACGTGCTGACCGGCCAGGGGCACCTCGCTTCCAACTACACCGCGTGGCTGAACGCTGCCGGCGTTGCCACGAGCCGGGCAGCGGCCGCGGTCCGCGGCCGGGAGTGGGACGGTGCCGGGCAGTGGCTGGAGGGCGCCCACGGCCTGTACGCGCATCTGCGGGTGGCGGTCGCCGAGGACGGCTGGGAATGGGAGGGCAGCACCTACTACCACGGGTTCGTACTGAGGGCGGCCCTGCTGGCGCTGCGCTCCACCGACCCGGCGGCGATCCCGTCCGATGTGGTGGGCGTGCTGGCCGGGATGACGGACGTCCTCGCGGCGATCGCGACGGACGGCGGCATTCTTCCGGCGCTGCACGACGGTCCCTACCTGCGGCCCCCGCTGGCCCTGGAGTGGCTCGAACTGGCGGCTCTCGCAGAACAGTTGGTGCCGTCCGCGGCACTGGATGCGGTGGCTGTACGAGCACGGGCCGAGCTCGGCGAGCACGACGACGGGCTGGACCGGGAGCTCGGCGGCTGGTTCGCCGGGCCGCCGCTCCCCCGCCGGGCGGCGCCCGGCGCCGTCACCGTGTTCCCGTCGGCGGGCTACGGGGTGGTACGGGCGGCGGGCATCCACGCGCTGCTGGACTTCGGCCCGCACGGCGGTTCGCACGGGCACCGCGACAAGCTGTCGCTGTACCTGTACGGGGACACGACCCCGTGGCAGCCGGACCCCGGCCAGGTGCCCTACGCGCACGCCGAGTTCCGTGATCTGTACACGTCGACGGAGGCGCATCCCGCGTTCCGGGTGGACGGCGCCGAGCAGGCGGAGTGCACGGGGGCGCTGCTGGCTTCGGACACCTCCTCGGTGTCCGCCGAGGTCACCACCGCGTACGAAGGGGTGCGCGCGGTACGGCGGGTGGCGGCCGGCGACTGCTACCTGGTGGATCTGCTGACGGTGACGGGCCGGGAGGCGCACCGGGTCACGGCCCAGCTGCGCCCGGGAACGGCGCTCGACATCCAGCTGCAGGCCGCCGGTCCCGTGCGCACCACCTGGTACGGCGAGGAGACCCTGCACGGCTGGCACACCCACACCGCCGGGGTGCCGGTCCGGCCCGTGACCCGGCCCGGCCCGGGTCCGGCCGACGATCCGCAGCGCATGCGCACACGGGTCGACTTCACCGCCGAGGCCGAGCGGGTCACCTTCGCCTCGGTGTACCAGGCGGCATCGGCGGGGCCGGCGGTGAGCGAGGTACGACTCGACGGCGAGGAGCTGACGGTGGAACTGGCGGACGGCTCCACCGCACGCTTCCGGACGGAGGGCTGA
- a CDS encoding SDR family NAD(P)-dependent oxidoreductase, with translation MSADLNGSRALVTGAGHGIGRAIAVALAEAGADVAVHFHSSAEEAAKTVSAIEALGRRAKAFQADVTVSGEVDALVEEATGFLGGLDVLVCNAGHLIGREKIAAMSDDHFDQVISVNLTSAFRTVRAALPHLTQSSAGRIITMSSLAAHNGGGPGSVAYAAAKAGIRGFTKGLAKELAGTGITVNTVAPGFIKGTAFHDTFTAPQAQQAMEAGIPVGRAGTPEDVANAVVHLASPASGFLTATTVDIDGGVWPR, from the coding sequence ATGTCTGCTGATCTCAACGGCTCCCGCGCACTGGTGACGGGAGCGGGCCACGGCATCGGCCGCGCCATCGCCGTCGCCCTGGCAGAGGCCGGCGCCGACGTCGCCGTCCACTTCCACTCCTCCGCCGAGGAGGCCGCGAAGACGGTCTCCGCCATCGAGGCGCTGGGCCGCAGGGCCAAGGCGTTCCAGGCCGACGTGACCGTGAGCGGCGAGGTGGACGCGCTGGTCGAGGAGGCCACCGGATTCCTCGGCGGTCTGGACGTCCTCGTCTGCAACGCGGGTCATCTGATCGGCCGCGAGAAGATCGCGGCCATGTCGGACGACCACTTCGACCAGGTCATCTCCGTCAATCTGACGTCGGCGTTCCGTACGGTGCGAGCAGCCCTGCCGCATCTGACGCAGTCCTCGGCCGGACGCATCATCACCATGTCGTCGCTCGCCGCGCACAACGGCGGCGGCCCCGGCTCGGTCGCCTACGCGGCTGCCAAGGCGGGCATCCGGGGCTTCACGAAGGGTCTGGCGAAGGAACTCGCGGGCACGGGGATCACCGTCAACACGGTGGCGCCCGGCTTCATCAAGGGCACCGCCTTCCACGACACGTTCACCGCTCCCCAGGCCCAGCAGGCGATGGAGGCCGGCATCCCCGTCGGCCGGGCCGGCACGCCGGAGGACGTCGCCAACGCCGTCGTCCATCTGGCCTCTCCCGCCTCGGGCTTCCTCACCGCCACCACGGTGGACATCGACGGTGGCGTGTGGCCGCGTTGA
- a CDS encoding carbohydrate ABC transporter permease, which produces MATAELQKPAPAPVPRTATKGKPVSAGRVALYVTLSVVSLLMMVPFAWMILTSLKTPVEIASQDAGLLPEHWQFGNYADALKAAPFATYARNSFLIAFSHTVLNVLIASMAGYALARIRFRGSETIFYLFIAALMIPTYTKVLPEFLIVRFMPLAGGNDILGQGGSGWLDSWWALIIPGAVTPFAVFLFRQFYLDLPVELEEAARLDGLGEFSIYARIMSPQVKPAFITVALLTFESSWNNFLWPLLVTHTDSMRVIQVGLSVFKTENGTQWHFLMAGTTLATLPMVVLFLIGQRYFVQGFATAGLK; this is translated from the coding sequence GTGGCCACAGCTGAGCTGCAGAAGCCGGCCCCGGCCCCGGTGCCGAGGACCGCGACCAAGGGCAAACCGGTCTCCGCCGGCCGCGTCGCGCTCTACGTGACGTTGTCCGTGGTCTCGCTGCTGATGATGGTGCCCTTCGCCTGGATGATCCTCACCTCGCTCAAGACGCCCGTGGAGATCGCGTCGCAGGATGCCGGACTGCTCCCTGAGCACTGGCAGTTCGGGAACTACGCCGACGCGCTGAAGGCGGCGCCCTTCGCCACGTACGCCCGGAACAGTTTCCTCATCGCTTTCAGCCACACCGTGCTCAATGTGCTGATCGCCTCGATGGCGGGGTACGCCCTGGCCCGCATCAGGTTCCGCGGCAGCGAGACGATCTTCTATCTCTTCATCGCGGCCCTCATGATCCCCACCTACACCAAGGTGCTGCCCGAGTTCCTGATCGTCCGCTTCATGCCGCTGGCCGGCGGGAACGACATCCTCGGCCAGGGCGGCAGCGGCTGGCTGGACAGCTGGTGGGCGCTCATCATCCCCGGCGCCGTCACCCCGTTCGCGGTCTTCCTCTTCCGGCAGTTCTACCTGGACCTTCCGGTGGAGCTGGAGGAGGCGGCCCGGCTCGACGGCCTCGGCGAATTCAGCATCTACGCCCGGATCATGAGCCCGCAGGTCAAGCCCGCGTTCATCACCGTGGCGCTGCTGACCTTCGAGTCCTCGTGGAACAACTTCCTCTGGCCGCTCCTGGTGACCCATACGGACAGCATGCGGGTGATCCAGGTAGGGCTCTCCGTCTTCAAGACGGAGAACGGCACCCAGTGGCACTTCCTGATGGCCGGCACCACGCTCGCCACCCTTCCCATGGTCGTCCTCTTCCTCATCGGCCAGCGCTACTTCGTACAGGGCTTCGCAACCGCCGGTCTCAAGTGA